A section of the Pseudorasbora parva isolate DD20220531a chromosome 2, ASM2467924v1, whole genome shotgun sequence genome encodes:
- the si:ch211-106h11.1 gene encoding volume-regulated anion channel subunit LRRC8D translates to MFTLSELWAGGERQGSYKLLKPWWEVFMDYLLVLMLMVSILAGTLLLSRDGVVCVPVHSVSTNYNSPMEPMSDSVFTAAKQTPGSPAMGRRTNLDFQQYVYISQVCYHEALPWYSRFLPYVTLLHTLVLLASGCFWFHFPLTSARIEHFLSLLAKCCESPWTTRALSHTAKLDTRFSEAEQVARPKVPSSYKPRKSSLDSGTDSPLLAGTDSASTTTQPSPCPSTLSNVSTLSARSLKEPVLPAQLVPEGSGPGATLDRSDREQARALFERVRRFRTHCESSDVIYKVYTAQTVFKVLKFVLIVSYTTPLLSSISFSHVCQLHSHALTGYSVFQCSHSLSSVLRKLMQAYVSLLFLFGLLGVYALFWIFHKSLRQYSFQSLREKGSMLDAPDLHNDLAFLLHMADQYDPLLSQRLSVFLSPVSETRLLEESLERRWGAERLRSMITADPQGRNLLQLVALPRLPLALFTLSQLEVLKLELIGDAKLTAQISNMTALRELHLYHCTASVEPGALQHLQEHLETLHLTFTQPTEVPSWVYSLRGLQELHLSGRLSSEGGMGRGWALCSLRQLRHLRLLVLRGALQKVPGELSEIAGSLLKLEVYNEGTRLLVLTGLRRLTGLAEVQLQGCQLERLPSALLALTGLRSLDLQHNSLRTLEELLGLQHLRRLSCLRLAYNQVLALPASVGVLRSLEILDLAHNQLQNLPSSLFTLRRLRRLLLAGNLLEDLPSEVGALTLLSELDLSANRLERLPKELFGSCVELRSLNVSNNSLGSLPAGLCGLTQLSRLDLRGNSLEELPLELGCCFGLRGGGLLAENWLMHTLPRQVRDVLQQAGSSEPPSRPSSDCFPAFSTAQWSFHSALESRI, encoded by the exons ATGTTCACGCTGTCTGAGCTGTGGGCGGGCGGCGAAAGGCAGGGCAGTTATAAGCTGCTGAAGCCGTGGTGGGAAGTCTTCATGGACTATCTGCTGGTGCTCATGCTGATGGTGTCCATCCTCGCCGGGACACTTCTGCTGTCCCGGGACGGAGTCGTGTGCGTCCCCGTGCACTCCGTCTCCACAAACTACAACTCCCCCATGGAGCCCATGTCAGATTCGGTTTTTACAGCTGCGAAACAGACACCCGGGAGTCCGGCCATGGGGCGGCGGACCAACTTGGACTTCCAGCAGTACGTCTACATCAGCCAG GTTTGCTATCACGAGGCGTTGCCCTGGTACTCACGCTTTCTCCCATACGTGACTCTGCTCCACACGCTGGTTCTGCTGGCCAGCGGCTGCTTCTGGTTCCACTTCCCTCTTACGTCGGCTCGTATCGAGCACTTCCTGTCGCTCCTCGCCAAATGTTGCGAATCGCCCTGGACGACGAGGGCACTGTCGCACACGGCCAAACTGGACACCCGCTTTTCGGAGGCGGAACAAGTGGCCCGACCCAAAGTGCCGTCTTCGTACAAACCGCGCAAGTCGAGTCTGGACTCGGGGACGGACAGCCCTCTGCTGGCGGGGACTGATAGTGCATCCACTACAACGCAGCCGTCTCCATGTCCCTCCACGTTATCCAACGTCTCCACGCTCTCCGCCCGCTCGCTCAAGGAGCCGGTCCTGCCGGCGCAGCTCGTCCCGGAAGGCTCCGGACCGGGAGCCACGTTGGACCGCAGCGACAGGGAACAGGCCAGAGCTCTGTTCGAGAGAGTGCGCAGGTTTCGCACTCACTGCGAGAGTTCGGATGTTATCTATAAG GTGTACACGGCTCAGACGGTGTTCAAGGTCCTGAAGTTCGTCCTGATCGTGAGCTACACCACTCCTCTCCTGAGCTCCATCTCCTTCAGTCACGTCTGCCAGCTTCACTCTCATGCTCTGACGGGGTACAGCGTCTTCCAGTGCAGTCACTCGCTGTCCTCCGTCCTGCGCAAGCTGATGCAGGCCTACGTCTCGCTGCTCTTCCTGTTTGGGCTGCTGGGCGTCTACGCCCTCTTCTGGATCTTCCACAA GTCTTTGAGGCAGTACTCTTTCCAGAGTCTCCGTGAGAAAGGGTCCATGCTAGACGCACCGGACCTCCATAATGACCTGGCCTTCCTCCTGCACATGGCCGACCAGTACGACCCTCTGCTGTCCCAACGGCTGTCGGTGTTCCTGTCTCCGGTCAGCGAGACCCGTCTGCTGGAGGAGAGCCTGGAGCGCCGCTGGGGGGCCGAGAGACTGCGCTCCATGATCACGGCTGACCCTCAGGGCCGAAATCTGCTGCAGCTCGTGGCCCTGCCTCGCCTGCCCCTCGCCCTCTTCACCCTCAGCCAGCTGGAGGTGCTGAAGCTGGAGCTCATCGGAGACGCCAAACTCACCGCGCAGATATCTAACATGACTGCACTCAG GGAGCTACACCTCTACCACTGCACTGCATCGGTGGAGCCGGGGGCGCTGCAGCACCTGCAGGAGCATCTGGAGACTCTGCACCTCACCTTCACCCAGCCCACTGAGGTCCCGTCCTGGGTCTACTCGCTCCGCGGCCTGCAGGAGTTGCACCTGAGCGGGAGGCTGAGCAGCGAGGGCGGGATGGGGCGTGGCTGGGCCCTCTGCAGCCTCCGCCAGCTGCGGCATCTGCGCCTCCTGGTGCTGCGTGGGGCGCTCCAGAAAGTCCCGGGGGAGCTGAGCGAGATAGCGGGGAGTCTGCTAAAGCTGGAGGTGTACAATGAAGGCACCCGGTTGCTGGTTCTCACGGGACTGAGGCGCTTAACCGGATTGGCTGAGGTGCAGCTGCAAGGATGCCAGTTGGAGAGATTGCCATCGGCGCTGCTGGCGCTTACAGGCCTGCGCAGTTTGGACTTGCAACACAACAGTCTGCGCACTCTTGAGGAGCTTTTGGGGTTGCAGCATCTGCGCCGCCTGTCCTGTCTGCGCCTCGCCTATAATCAAGTGTTGGCTCTTCCGGCCAGTGTAGGAGTGCTTCGTTCACTGGAGATCCTAGATTTGGCTCACAACCAGCTGCAAAACTTACCCTCGTCCCTCTTTACGCTTCGCAGACTTCGCCGCCTTCTCCTAGCCGGAAACCTTCTGGAGGATTTGCCATCGGAGGTCGGTGCCCTGACGCTCCTTAGCGAACTGGACCTGAGCGCAAACAGACTCGAACGCCTTCCCAAAGAGCTTTTCGGGAGCTGCGTGGAGCTTCGCAGCTTGAATGTGTCGAATAACTCTCTGGGCTCGCTCCCGGCGGGTCTGTGTGGCCTGACTCAGCTGTCCCGTCTGGACCTGCGGGGGAACAGTCTGGAGGAGCTGCCCCTGGAGCTGGGGTGCTGTTTTGGGCTCCGTGGGGGCGGATTGCTGGCGGAAAACTGGCTGATGCACaccctgcctcgacaggtccGGGACGTCCTGCAGCAGGCCGGCTCTTCTGAACCTCCCTCGCGACCCAGTTCGGACTGCTTTCCGGCCTTTTCCACCGCACAGTGGAGCTTCCACTCCGCACTGGAGTCTCGGATATAA